From the Chitinolyticbacter meiyuanensis genome, one window contains:
- a CDS encoding universal stress protein produces MNHVIAIDGSAPSLRALSALLKLTPSPQRGQIHLVNVQPALLPGRNCLSAEEIATMQQQDGEAELAEAVALLRQQGIAFSSHIVKGSPAEGIVACAQDTGANQIYMGTRGRGAAASLLLGSVATKVVSLSPVPVTLVR; encoded by the coding sequence ATGAATCACGTCATCGCCATTGATGGCTCCGCTCCATCACTGCGTGCGCTGTCCGCTCTGCTCAAGCTCACCCCATCGCCGCAACGAGGCCAGATCCACCTCGTGAACGTGCAGCCTGCCTTGCTGCCCGGCCGTAATTGCCTCAGCGCCGAAGAGATCGCGACCATGCAACAGCAGGATGGCGAAGCCGAACTCGCCGAAGCTGTGGCGCTATTGCGGCAACAGGGCATTGCGTTCTCCAGCCATATCGTCAAGGGATCGCCCGCGGAGGGCATTGTCGCCTGCGCCCAGGATACCGGCGCCAACCAGATCTATATGGGCACACGCGGTCGGGGCGCCGCCGCCTCGTTGCTGCTGGGCTCGGTGGCCACCAAGGTGGTGTCGCTGTCGCCCGTCCCCGTCACGCTGGTTCGCTGA
- a CDS encoding universal stress protein — MIRILLAVDQSDCALRAVEHVIDLAHSGQALSVHVLNVQQPMRSKLSLNRIVSQSTLDRHFLDLGEQALAPAIELLRAARVQATGSVAFGQPAPAIVEHARQGAYDLLVLGCQGQGAWQHFMLGSTAYQVAHLTPCPITLVK, encoded by the coding sequence ATGATCCGCATTCTGCTCGCCGTCGATCAATCAGACTGCGCTTTGCGCGCCGTTGAACACGTGATCGATCTGGCCCACTCGGGGCAAGCACTCAGCGTGCATGTGCTCAACGTGCAGCAACCCATGCGCAGCAAGCTTTCGCTCAATCGCATCGTGTCCCAATCCACGCTGGACCGGCATTTCCTGGATCTGGGTGAACAGGCTCTGGCGCCGGCCATCGAGCTGCTCCGCGCGGCCAGGGTGCAAGCCACCGGCAGCGTGGCGTTTGGTCAACCGGCCCCGGCCATCGTCGAGCACGCCCGCCAAGGCGCCTACGACCTGCTGGTGCTCGGCTGCCAAGGCCAGGGCGCCTGGCAGCACTTCATGCTGGGCTCGACCGCCTACCAGGTTGCCCACCTCACGCCCTGCCCGATCACCCTGGTGAAGTAG